The proteins below are encoded in one region of Aphelocoma coerulescens isolate FSJ_1873_10779 chromosome 4, UR_Acoe_1.0, whole genome shotgun sequence:
- the FGFBP2 gene encoding fibroblast growth factor-binding protein 2 — translation MKSFALLFLVVICGVGGLGQKLKPKKRSNGEEIKFRTKSKDVCTMTMSGDDEEMQLRIECKSQGMSYWCEFTGKPSVCRAFRNNPKIYWNQIAAELRKIPHACESMEALKTTMCQKAPPEALMRQIAAGVELEGLANQEKPVQKASIPMREVGQNSDPTQHGQGSENETEAMKLAREHCWESLHGVCSYLIGIFRG, via the coding sequence ATGAAGAGTTttgctctccttttcctggtTGTGATCTGTGGTGTGGGAGGATTGGGACAGAAGCTGAAGCCAAAGAAAAGAAGCAATGGTGAAGAAATCAAATTTCGGACTAAAAGCAAAGATGTTTGCACAATGACCATGAGTGGCGATGACGAGGAGATGCAACTTAGAATTGAATGCAAAAGCCAAGGCATGTCCTACTGGTGTGAGTTCACTGGCAAGCCATCGGTCTGTCGTGCTTTCAGAAATAATCCCAAAATCTACTGGAATCAGATTGCCGCGGAACTCAGAAAGATCCCACATGCTTGTGAATCCATGGAAGCATTGAAGACCACCATGTGCCAAAAGGCTCCCCCAGAGGCTCTCATGAGGCAAATAGCTGCTGGTGTGGAGCTAGAAGGTCTAGCAAACCAGGAAAAACCAGTCCAGAAAGCTTCCATTCCTATGAGAGAAGTGGGGCAAAACTCTGACCCAACCCAACATGGTCAAGGGtctgaaaatgaaacagaagcAATGAAACTGGCACGGGAGCATTGCTGGGAATCCCTGCATGGTGTCTGCTCCTACCTCATTGGCATCTTTAGGGGTTAA